The Sphingopyxis fribergensis genome contains a region encoding:
- a CDS encoding bifunctional folylpolyglutamate synthase/dihydrofolate synthase translates to MPDHAHSSDPAVQAQLDRLAALSPGRDILGLERIAELCARLGNPQNQLPRTFHVAGTNGKGSTCAYLRAILEAQGRRVHSYTSPHLVRFNERIRLAGTLIDDALLAALLEEVLDEAADLQASFFEVTTAAAFLAFARIPADDCIIEVGLGGRLDATNIIPPPAVAGIASLGIDHEAFLLAPEAGTPNDPATRIAWEKAGIIKPDTPVATFAYPPLVQEIIAAKVDSVGATLFPEGGGWTIDADGDGFRWTSKLGSVAPMLRSRMAGAHQMRNAGLAIAMLRLAPGSQPSDDAIARGVSDAFWPGRMQRLETGPLADLLPDNTEIWLDGAHNVDAGLALARQFAGETRRIHLITGMLANKDPAAIIAPLAAHLASLTAVPVAGHDHHGAAAFGTGAKAAASVAHALRSLDVDPARDIVLIAGSLYLAGEVLSANRQFPD, encoded by the coding sequence CAATCCGCAAAACCAGCTCCCGCGCACCTTCCATGTCGCGGGCACCAACGGCAAGGGATCGACCTGCGCCTATCTCCGCGCGATTCTCGAAGCGCAGGGCCGCCGCGTCCACAGCTACACCAGCCCGCACCTCGTGCGCTTCAACGAACGCATCCGTCTCGCCGGAACGCTGATCGACGACGCGCTTCTCGCCGCCCTCCTCGAAGAAGTGCTCGACGAGGCCGCCGATCTGCAGGCGAGTTTCTTCGAGGTCACCACCGCCGCCGCCTTCCTCGCCTTCGCGCGCATCCCCGCCGACGATTGCATCATCGAGGTCGGGCTGGGCGGCCGCCTCGACGCGACGAACATCATCCCGCCGCCCGCGGTCGCCGGCATCGCATCGCTCGGCATCGATCACGAAGCCTTCCTGCTCGCCCCCGAAGCCGGGACGCCCAACGACCCGGCGACGCGCATCGCATGGGAAAAGGCGGGGATCATCAAACCCGATACGCCGGTGGCGACCTTCGCCTATCCGCCGCTCGTGCAGGAAATCATCGCCGCCAAGGTCGACTCGGTCGGTGCCACGCTTTTTCCCGAAGGCGGCGGCTGGACGATCGACGCCGATGGCGACGGCTTCCGCTGGACCTCGAAGCTCGGATCAGTCGCGCCGATGCTGCGCTCGCGCATGGCGGGCGCGCACCAGATGCGCAACGCCGGGCTTGCCATCGCCATGCTGCGCCTCGCACCCGGTTCGCAGCCGAGCGACGATGCGATCGCGCGCGGCGTCTCGGACGCGTTCTGGCCGGGCCGGATGCAGCGCCTCGAAACTGGTCCGCTCGCCGACCTGCTTCCCGACAACACGGAAATCTGGCTTGACGGTGCGCACAATGTCGACGCGGGCCTCGCGCTCGCGCGCCAGTTCGCGGGCGAGACACGGCGCATCCACCTGATCACGGGCATGCTCGCAAACAAGGACCCCGCTGCGATCATCGCGCCCTTGGCGGCTCATCTCGCCAGCCTGACCGCCGTTCCCGTGGCGGGGCACGATCATCATGGCGCCGCCGCATTCGGAACGGGAGCAAAAGCCGCCGCGTCGGTTGCCCACGCACTTCGCAGCCTTGACGTCGATCCGGCACGCGATATCGTCCTGATTGCCGGCTCGCTCTATCTCGCCGGCGAAGTTCTCAGCGCGAACCGGCAGTTTCCGGACTGA